Sequence from the Leptospira noumeaensis genome:
GATTTTTGGAATCCAACTTACAAGAAAAACACAGAGATAAGATAAATGAAAAATAAAAAGGTAAAATTGCTTTCATAACGATAAACATCCGTTATGCGGTATTCTATTTCAAGAAATTAACGAAAGATCTTCTCTCAAAATTTCCAAATACTCTTTTTGATGAGTGAAGTGGATATAATGGCCGCCACCAGGAATGGTTTTAATGAGTAGATTGGAAAATTTTTTTTCAATCAAATCCAAGTCGTCTTTTGAAATATATTCCGAATTACCTCCAATCAAAAAAAGAGTTTTTGTTTTGGAAGATACAATTTCAGAAAAAACATCTTCAAACACTCGCCTTGCCTGATTTAGTCCTGCCACATTGAGTTTCCAACGATATTCTCCCGAATCCATACGTTCCAAACTCATCTGCAAAAATTGGCGAATGAATGTATCAGGTAAATACTTCGCCATCTCCGCATCAATACCGTTTCTGGATGAAAATCCATCCAAAGGAAAAGACATCGCCTGAATTTCTTTATCGTAAGCAAAAGGATAAGATCTGGGTGCGATGTCTTGGATGATGAGTTCCTTCAAAAATCCTGGATGGGTAAAATCAAAGTACATCGCAACAAGTCCACCCATAGAATGCCCAAGTAAAATTGGCTCTTTGATTTGATGATCGGATAAAAATTCTTCTAAATCCTCTGACATCAGTTTGATGGAATGTTCGTTTGTATGAGGAGATTCTCCATGATTTCTTTGGTCGAGTGTATAAACAGAACCAAAGTTTGAGAGATACTTTCCGACTGTGACCCAGTTTTTGGATGAACCAAATAACCCATGTAAGATAATGATATCACCGATTGATTTCTGGTTTTCGGAATTTACTTGGAAAGGATAGAGTTTGTAACTTAATTTCATTAAAACTTTCCTAAGAGTTCAGGTGACAGTTATCGAAAACATTCTTTTTTAAGAATTTGTAAATGAGGAAGGATTTGTTTTTTTTCTCTAGGC
This genomic interval carries:
- a CDS encoding alpha/beta fold hydrolase — its product is MKLSYKLYPFQVNSENQKSIGDIIILHGLFGSSKNWVTVGKYLSNFGSVYTLDQRNHGESPHTNEHSIKLMSEDLEEFLSDHQIKEPILLGHSMGGLVAMYFDFTHPGFLKELIIQDIAPRSYPFAYDKEIQAMSFPLDGFSSRNGIDAEMAKYLPDTFIRQFLQMSLERMDSGEYRWKLNVAGLNQARRVFEDVFSEIVSSKTKTLFLIGGNSEYISKDDLDLIEKKFSNLLIKTIPGGGHYIHFTHQKEYLEILREDLSLIS